Within Paenibacillus sp. RUD330, the genomic segment TACGGACAACATCTTCGGCAAGAAGGAGTTTGCGGCGATGAAAAACTCCGCCGTATTCATCAACATCGGACGCGGGAAATCCGTCGATACGGACGCCCTCGTCGACGCTCTGCGTTCCGGCTCGATCGCCGGCGCCGGACTTGACGTGACCGAGCCGGAGCCGCTGCCGCAGGGCCATCCGCTCTGGGAGCTGGAGCAGGTCATCATCTCCCCGCATGTCGGAGGAGACACCGACCGCTACAAGGAGCGCATCGCCGCGCTGTTCATCGAGAACCTCAAGGAGTATGTGCGCGCCGGCAAGCCGGCACGGAACATCGTGGACTACGGACGGGGCTATTAAGGCAAGCCGGATGTCGAGATTCATGCAGCAAGAGGCCGCTTCCAAGTCACCTTGGAGCGGCCTTTTTTTCGTGACGATTTCCCGGCTTATTCGGCGACCATCCGGTTGCGCAGGACGCCCAGCTTCTCGATCTCGATCTCGACGACGTCTCCCGGCTGGAGGTAGACCCGCCGCTCCGGCGGCAGCCCCAGCACGACGCCTTCCGGCGTGCCGGTCAGGATGATGTCTCCCGGCTCAAGAGTCATATGCCGCGAGATGTAGCTCACGATCTCGGCGCAGCTGAAAATCATGTCCGACGTGTTGGAGGACTGGCGAGTCTCGCCGTTCACACGGGTAGAGATGCCCAGCCCGTTCGGATCGCCGACCTCGTCCGCCGTCACGAGATAAGGGCCGATCGGCGCGAACTTGTCGCAGGTTTTGCCGAGCAGCCACTGGGCGGTGCGCATCTGCAGGTCGCGGGCGGACAGATCGTTCGCCGCGCAGTAGCCGAATACGCTCGCGAGCGCCTCGTCCTCGCCGACATCCTTGGCGCGGCTGCCGATGACGATGACGAGCTCCGCCTCGTAGTCCACCTCGGCGGACACTCGCGGCAAGGGGATGTCCTCTCCATGGGCCGCCACCGCGTTGTTGAACTTGTTGAACAGGATCGGGTACAGCGGAATCGCGGCATTCGTTTCTTCGGCGTGCTTGCGGTAATTGAGGCCGACGCAGATGATCTTGCCCGGCTCCGGCACGCAAGGACCGAGCTGCAGGGAGTCCTCGTCCAGCCAGCATGCGGCGGACTCCAGCGCCTCCGCCCTCTCGAGCAGAGAGCCCAAGACGCCCACGGCTCCCTGTCCGCCTGCCAGCACTTGCTGCATATGGCGCGGAGCCCGCGCCTCTTCCTGCGGGAGCAGAGCCCGCTCCGCCTCCGCGATGTCGAGGACGCCGCGGCGTCCCTTGACTCCCAAGGCATAGGCTCCATCTTTGATGAAATTCAGAAGCTTCATGATTTCATTCTCCCCTTTCCAATTTCACTGGACATCGGCGCTTGCCGATTCCGCTCAGCCTGAGCGGACGGCATGCCTGCCGACTCAGGCGTTCTTGCCGAAAACGGCGCCGCCGTCGATATAAAGCGGCGATCCCATCATGAACCTCGATTCATCCGAAGCCAGGAACAGCGCCGCCTCGGCGACATCCTCGGGACGGCCGAGCTCCCCGCTAAGCTGCCGCTTGCGGATGCTGTCCAGAGCGGCTTCGGGATCGTCGTAGGATTCCTTCAGATACTTCTCCACGAACGGTGTGAGGATCGTTCCGGGCAGGAGCGCATTGACGCGAATGCCGTAGTCGGCGTAGTCGACCTGCATCGCCTTGGTCAGCGCCAGCACCGCCCCTTTCGTCGCGGCGTACGATGCGCGCCGGGCGAGCCCGATCTCCGCCACGCAGGAGCTCATGTTGATGATGGCTCCGCCGCGCCGCTCCATCATGTGGGGCAGCACGTATTTGCTCGGCAAATAAGTGCCCTTGATGTTCACGTTCATGACGCGGTCCCACGCATCCGGCTCCACCTCGTGAAGAGCCCCGACCCCGCTGATGCCCGCATTGTTGAACAGCACGTCGATGCGCCGGTGGTCCCGGAGCGCAGCCCCGACCAGCTCCCGGACCGAGTCCGAATCCGTGACGTCGCAAGGGTATGCCGCCGCCTTGCCTCCCGCCGCCCGGATTTCGTCCGCAGCCGCTTCCCCCTCCGCGGCGTTCAGGTCCGCCACGATCACCGTTGCTCCCTCCTGCGCGAACCGCATGGCCGTGCAGCGTCCGATGCCCGAGCCGGCGCCGGTAATGAGGGTGATTTTGCCCGCCAATCTCATAAGCTCCATTCTCCTTTCGATGTCCATCCTGTCATTCCTTGAGGGGATACCATTCCATGGCATTGCCCCCCATGACGGCTTCCTTCTCCGATGGTCCCCAATGCTTGGGAAGCAGCCTATCCGCAAGCTTCAGCACCTCCGCATAGCCCGCGAAGGGGAGGCAGACCGGCCAATCGCTGCCGTACAAGAGCCGCCGTGGGCCGAACAAGGAGACGGCCCGGTCCGTATACGGCGCGATAAGCTCCGGACTCCATGCGCTGCCCGCCTCCGTCACGAGTCCGGACAGCTTGCAGGCGGTCCGGCTGTTCGCGGCAAGCGCCGCCATGCCTTCCTCCCAGACGCCCCGATCGTCGCCCCGCTCCATATCCGGCTTGCCGATATGGTCGACAACCGCGCGCAGGGAGGCGACCCGATCCAGCATTTCCGCCGCATGGAGCAGATGCCGCGGACGCACGAGCAGATCCAGCGTCAGCCCTCTATCGGCGACGGCTTGCAGCCCCTTGAGAACGGCCGGACGCAGGATGTGCCTGTCATCGGGCAAATCCTGGAGCATCGGCCGTATTCCGAGCAAGTATCCGGAGGACAGGAGGGAATCCAGCCGCTCCTCGACACGCTCGTCCTCCAGATCGACCCAGCCGACAACTCCCGCCAGCGTGCTTTCCTGCAGGCATAGCGCCAGCAAATACTCCGTCTCGGCGATCGTCGGTGCCGCCTGCACCGCTATGGATCGTCCGATGCCCGACGCCTCCAGAGCCGGCTTCAGCTCCTCCGGACCGAAGTCCCGGTACAGCTCCGCAAGCTCAGGCGCAAGCCAGCCGTAATCGCCCCGCTGCAGCTTCCAGTAATGCTGATGAGCGTCGATTTTCATGGACGGACGACCCCTTTGACCAGAATCAGGTTGGCGTACTGGGCGCTCTCGCCCGTCGCGACTACGGCGTAGGCGCTGCGGGCACGCTCGTAGAACGCCTGCCGGTCCAGGCAGTCCATGCCGGCTTCCCGGCTCTCATGCCGATTCAAGATCTTCCGATATTGCTCCCAGATGGCCGGGACGACGGGATCGCCGGGCACGACGGCCATGACAGCCGCGGGCTTGTCGACGTAATCGTCGAGCGGCAGCAGCGACAGGATCGCCTCCAGCAGCTCCGGCACGGAATGCCCGTCCGCCCGCACGAGCCTGGCTGCATGGGAGGCGGCGGGAAAGTTGCCGTCGGCGAGCACCAGCTCGTCGCCATGTCCCATGGACCGCAGGACCGAGAGCAGCTCCGGCGACAAAATCGGTGGGATTCCTTTCAGCATCAGTCTTCCTCCCTATCCCGCTCCACGTTCTCCCGAGTTATCTTCCCCGCGTTCCCCCGAGCAATCTGCTCCACGCTCTCCGGAGTGTTCTGCTCCACGGCATCAACGGCCTCCTCCGCAATTTCCTGCAGCGTTACCGGACGATTCTCGGCCATGGAGCGGTAAGCCCCGAAAACAAGCTGCATCGTCTCCAAATTGTCGCGAACGCTGTTCTCGGGCTCCCGGTCTTCCTCGATCGCCCGCAGCAGCTCGCACATCGTCCCCAGAAACGCATCCGGGAACCATTTCCCATGCAGGGAAGGCGTGAACCAGTAATCGGGATGCAGCCGCCGCGAATGGAAGCTTAGCGTGTCTTCCCGGCCCGTCGGGTAATTGTACAGCGAGCCGTTCGTTCCCTTGATGATGCCCTCCGTGCCGTCGAAGCGGAAGGTCGCATGCCAGTCCTCCTCGCCCCCGATATGATTGTGGTCGTCATGGACAAGCCCTCTCGCCTCGCCGGGAAACTTCAAGTGAAGCATCGTCCTCGTCTCGCCGATCGTCTCCTGCCCGGGGAATCGGGCGCCGTCGGCATAAATGTACTCCGGCTTGCCGAACAGGAACCGGATCGCATCGAGATAATGGATGCTGTGATACATCACTTCCAGCGTCGGCATGCGGCGCAGCCACTCCCAAGCCGCGAAGTCCTGCCGGACACGGACCGATATCGACGCCTGCAGCAGCTCGCCGAGCCAGCCGCGGCCGATGATGTCGCGGCTCGCCCGGATGCCCGGAGACCAGCGCATCTGCTGGTTGACCGCACCCTTCACGCCGGCTTCGCGGCAAGCCGCCTCGATGGATGCGGCCTCGGCGTAGCTCTCGGCCAGCGGCTTCTGGCAAAGCATATGCCGCCCGGCCTGCGCCGCTTGTCTGGCGATCGCCGGCTGCGCCTTCGCGGGAACCGCGATATCCACGACCTCGACTCCAGGATCCTCCAGCAGCTCATCGAGACACCGGTACACTTTGGGCAGCCCATGCTCCGCCGCGAGCTTTTCCGCCTTCCCCCTATGCAGATCGAAGATTCCGACCACGTTCAGCCCGCCCATCCGGTAAGCCGGCAGATGGCAGGCCCCGACGATCTCTCCCGCTCCGATGACGGCGATTCCCATGCCTCGGTTGCCGGGAACCTTGGGCTTGTAGTCCAAATCGAGCGCGCTCAGCGAATTGTTGCCCATACAGCCATGCCACCTTTCTTCCTTTCAACGCCTGTCTTGCCTGCCACTTGCGGTTTCTTCCTTTCAACGCCTGTCTGCTAAAAACCAAGCTTGCTTGCTTAAGATTCCAGCCTGCCTACAGGCTCGGTCCGATCCGGTTGATCGAGAACTCCTGATGCCCGAGAATTTCCGCCTTGGTCAGCTTGCCGTCCGCCACCTCGACGATTTCACGCCAGATCCGCTCCCCGGCTTCGGACAGATCGAGCGTGCCGTCGAGCATCGGACTGACGTCGACGTCCATATTGTCCTCCATCAGGGAAAAGGTGCGGCCATTGCCGGTAATCTTGATGACGGGAACGACCGCCGAGCCGGTCGGCGTGCCGCGTCCGGTCGTAAAGCAGACGATATGCGCGCCGGAGGCCGCCATGCCGGATACGCATTCGATGTCGTTGCCCGGAGAATCCATGAAATACAGGCCGCCCTCCGGAAGGCGCTCCGAATACTCGATGACGCCCAAAATCGGCGACGTTCCGCATTTGCTGATGCAGCCGAGCGATTTCTCCTCGATCGTGGACAGCCCGCCCGCGATATTGCCCGGACTCGGATTGCCGCCCCGCATATCTGCTCCCATCCGCTCGACCTCCCGCTCGAAGCGTCCGACAATCTCATACAGCCTGCTGCGCGTGTCTTCTCCGGCGCAGCGCTCGGCGAGCACATGCTCGGCGCCGATGATCTCCGTCGTTTCGCCGATGACGACCGTGCCGCCTTCCTTCACGAGGCTGTCCGCCGCGGCTCCGAGAGCCGGGTTCGAAGCGAGGCCGGACGTTGCGTCCGAACCGCCGCATTTGACGCCTACCTTGAGCCTGGAGAGCGGGACGGGCACCTTGGCCTGCTGCTGCAGCTTGGCCTGCAGGCCGCGGGCCAGCCTCGCTCCATGCTCGATGGCCTTGATGGAGCCGCCTGCGCTTTGGATGTCGAACCACTCGACAGGCTTGCCTGTCTCCCGGATGGCGTCGGCCAGCGCCTGCGGATCGACGACCTCGCAGCCGAGGCTGATGATCAGCACAGCCCCGACGTTGGGATTTTTGCCGGTTCCGGCCAGCACGTCGAACGTCCGGTCCTTGTCGGCTCCGATCTGGCTGCAGCCATGCGGATGCGGAATCGCCACCGCTCCCGGCACCAGCTGCTGAATGCGGCTGCATACCTGGTTGGAGCAGATGACGGTCGGAATGATGAGCAGATGATTGCGGATGCCGATGTCGCCGTTCTCCCGCGGATACCCCATGATTGTCGCCGTCATGCCTGAGCCCCCTCCGAAGCTGCCGCAGCCTGGTCGCCGCGGCCTCTTATGCCTTCGATGTTATGCACGTGGACATGCCTGCCGGCCTCGATCGGATGTGTCGCCTTCCCGATCACATCGCCGTACTTGCGGACTTCCCCTCCGGCCGGTATGGCGGCAAGAGACAGCTTGTGGCCGAATGCAACCGCTTCCAACAATAGAACTTGAAGGGTCTCGCCGTTTCTCCGATAAGGAATGGCTTCTCCAGCCTGAAGATCCCGGATAGCGGTGGCCACATCGTCCCGATCGTCCATGACGATCGCGCTTGCGCCGGGCTTGATGGAATGATCCAACTTCGATTCACATCCTTTATAGGTTGAGTTACCGATAACTCTACCATAATCTCGCCGCTTCTTGCTGTCAACAGCCATCTTGACTACAATGTGGTTTATCAGGAGGAATGACCGTGACGACGATTTACGACATCGCCCGCGAGGCGGGAGTATCCGCCATGACCGTATCCCGGGTCATCAACAACAGCGGCCGCATCAGCGCCGAGACGCGCATGCGCGTCCGCCGGGTCATGGAGGAGCTGCACTATGTGCCGAATTCCAATGCCAGGAGCCTGGTCATCCAGAAGACCCATATCCTGTCGCTGCTCATCACCGATATTACGAATCCCTTCTATACGACGCTCGCCCGAGGAGCCGAGGATACGGCCAAAACCTACGGCTACCGCCTGCTGCTCGGCAACAGCGACGAGGACTACGGCAAGGAGAAGGACTATGTCGACATGATCCTCTCGACCCGCGTGGACGGCGTCTTGTTCGCTCCGGCCGGAGACGGCTCGGGCGATCATCTGCGCCTGCTTGAGCGCCAAGGCATTCCCTACGTCCTGCTGGACCGCGAAGTGCCCGGGATCGCCGCGGACCGCATCGCCGGGGAAAGCCGCGAGGGGGCCATGCTTCTCGTCCGGCATCTGCTGGAGCTGGGACATCGGCGGATCGCCTTTGTCGGCGGCTCCCGCGACGTTTCCACCGTGCGTGACCGCGAGGCAGGCTACCGGGAGGCGCTGGAGCAAGCCGGCATCCCGGCCGACAGCTCCCTGATCCTGCATCTGCATTACCGCGACGGCCTGCAGCCGCATGCGCTGGACGGCCTGCTCCGGCAGCCGGAGCCTCCGACGGCGGTGCTGGCGGCCAACAACTTCCTCGCCGTCGGCATCATCCGGTCGCTGCGCTCCCTCGGGCTCCGCGTGCCCGAGGATCTCTCGGTCGTCTGCTTCGACGATCTCGGCCATGCTTCATCCCTGCATCCGTTCCTTACTGTGGCGGCGCAGCCGGCTTACCGGTTCGGCTCCCTCGGCATGGAGAGGCTGATCGCCAGGATCGAAGGGAATGCCGGAACAGAGCCCCATACGAAGGTGCTGCCCGTAGAGCTGATCATACGGGAATCCAGCGGGCCGCCTTCGCAGGCGGACTGCAGCGGTCCCCCCTCGGCCGGGAGAGCGCCGGGTTCCAGCCACCCATGACGATTGGGCTCCAAGCCGCAAAGAACCGCGCCTCTCCATCAAGGAGAAGCGCGGTTCTTTGCTGCGATAGCCGCCGGTCATCGTTCCGAATGCAATCGACGTCCGAGGTCGCATCCCGTCCGTTCCCAACCCCTCTCGGGGAGGCAAGGAACGGCCATGCGGGAGGCAAGGCTCCGGCTCCGCCGTTCAAGCCTCGGCTGCGAGGCTGGCCGCTCGCGCACAGGAGGCTTATTCTCCGGAGAGCCTCAGCTGACGCACCAGACGGGTCAGATGCTCGAGCGCATAGAGGACGCGCTGCTTGACCTTGTCCTGCTCGGGTTCGCCATCCTCGCCGAATTTGCGGCTGTCGCCGCCGATGGACACCCATTCCGTGCAGTTGATGCCGTGCAGGTTGCGCACGACCGTCTGCAGCTGCGTCAGCGAGCTGACTCCGACAGCTCCGGCCGCGGAGCTCGCGACGAGCACCGGCTTGCCTTCGAACTGGGCGGAGCCGAGATAATCCAGTCCGTTTTTGAGCGTACCGGAGAAGGAACCGTGGTACTCCGGCGTGCCGAGGATGATGCCGTCGGCGTTTTGCGCCGCCGCCACCAGCTGCCTCACGTTGCTCTCGAAATACTCGATCGTCTCGGGAGAAGTGAAGACCGGAAGCTGCAGCTCCTGCGTGACCCCGGGCTGGTCGGCCGAATACAGCGGAAGCTGCAGCTTGTGGAGATCGATGAACGTCACCTCGATGTCCTGCTTGCCCAGCTCCTTCTCCATGTAACGAAGCAGCAGCGTGCTCGTCGAATTGATCCGGTTCCCTCCGGCGATAACGGCAATATTCATTTTATTTCCATCCCTCCGGCTCCCATAGGCTGGAAGCTTTTTTCTTATATTATACTCGAACTCCCTAGTTTCTCAAGTTATTTCTTTACATAGTACTCAGACAGACTGCTTCCGGTTCTCCTCCTGCCCGGTTTCTGCCGCTTTGCTGTCCCTGTAACCCGCTTTGATTCGAAACGCGACTTCCGTTCCTTTGTCCAGCGGCTTCAGAGAGATGCTGCCGCCCATTCTCTCGACGAGATTTTTGCAGATGGCAAGACCAAGTCCCGTCCCTCCGTACAGCCTTGAGATGGACGAATCCGTCTGCCTGAACGGCTGGAACAGCAGATCGAGCTTATCCTCGTCCACGCCGATGCCGGTATCCGCGACCTGGAACTCCACCTCAATCTCCGAGCCGCTGCGTCCCGTCTCCCTGACCTTGACCGCAATCCCGCCTTCTTCCGTGAATTTCACCGCATTGCTGATCAGGTTGGTCAGAATCTGGCGCAGCCTCATCTCATCCCCGACCAGCATCTCCGGAAGTCCGGAATCAAGCTCCAGCAGAGCTTGCAGCTGGCGCTCGCGCATCTTGCCGATGTACAGCTGCATGGAATCCAGCACGACGTCCCGCAGCGAGAACGGATCGGAAGCGAGCGCCATATGGCCCGACTCCATCTTGGAGTAATCCAGCACGTCGTTGATGACAGACAGCAGGTTGACCCCGCTTCCCCTTATGATATGCACGTACTCCCGCTGCTCCTCGCTGAGCTCCGTATCGAGCAGCAGGTCGCTCATGCCGAGCACGCCGTTCATCGGCGTCCGGATTTCATGGCTCATGACCGCAAGAAACTCGCTCTTGATCTTCAAAGCCTCCTCCGCCTCGGTTTTCGCCTTTAACAGCTCCCTCTGGGCCGCGTTGCGCGGGGTCAGATCCTTGGAAATCGTATAAATATCGGCTACTCCCGAGCCTGCGTTCCACGGCACGAACGCCGTAGACAGCTCGAGCTCCCGTCCTTCCTTCGTAATGATCCTGACTTCCGCCGTCTGGGTCTGCCCTTGCCTTGCACGCAGAAAGCTGCGGCTGGCGCGCATGGCGTCATCGGGATGGATCAACTGCCAGAACGAAAGTCCCGCCAAATCCCCGAATCGGTATCCCGTCAGCTTGAGGGCGGCTGGATTGAGCCGGATGAGCTCGCCTTCCGGATTGAACAGGCAGACCATGTCGGGATTATGCTCGAAAATCGAATCGTAGCGGCTGCGGCTTCCTCTCGCTTCTCTCCAAGCCGCGCGTTTTTCCAGGGAGAGACTGAAGCTGATCAGCAGCAGCGTGACGATGACCAGGATGAACATCCATGAGAACATGCCGATCCACTCATTCACAGCCAGCCCCCCCTTCCGTCCTCCATTTGTTACAGGACATTAACCTAACGGATGGGAACATAACCGGAAGTCCATGGAACCCGCCGCCACGAGACCCGATCGTCATATCCGGAGCGATCTCCGTTCCAAAAAGGACGCTTTCGTTCTCCCGGCGGGCCGCATCTTCCCGGCGATCCGAAGCTGATTTGTCCAGAAGGAATGAATCCCCTCCTGTTTTGGCAGCGCCTGGGCCTTCCTTGTCGAACGCCTCTCTTTTCATGAGAATAGAGACCTACGCTTCCCCGGTTCTCCCCTTCTTCCAGACTTAATTCTATCTGCCCCAAGAACCATTAACGCCATAAGAACGAGAAATGAGAAGTGACAAAGAGATTGAGCGTCTAAAAATCGGTTTCGCAAAGGAAAATCAGGTAAAAAAGAGAAATTCAGCCTTTTTCTATTTTTACAAGAAGAAAGGCAGCGAATATGATCTTGGTAGCGCTTGCACACTTCATCGCCCGCTTCTTGAAAGCGTAATCAACAGAGAGAGACTGCCTGTTATGCAAACGTTTGTATTCCCGAAAGGAGAGAGGATTGTTTCGCATCGGTTTCGCCAAAATCAAGCTTTTTCATTTTCGTTCCAAAAAGGAGAGATGTTTAAATGACCCGATCGCTTTGGTCCTCGCTGCTGGCTCTTGCCCTGCTGTGCGGACTCGTCTTCAGCCCCGGCTCTTTCCCCGCGCCGGCTGCGGCGGCGGATGCCCAGCCGGCAGCTTCGACCGCCGAAATCTTTTATTACCTGCCTTCCGGCTGGAGCAAAGCCAACCTGCACCATAACGCCGGCGGCGCTTGGACCGCGGTTCCGGGAACCGCCATGGAAGCCGGCTGCACGAACTGGGTGCGGCAGACAGTCACTTTATCCGCCAGCGCTTTCGAGTTCGTCTTCAACAACAATGCCGGCATCTGGGACAACAACAACGGAAGCAATTACAAGGCGGGAGCAGGCGTCCACCAAGTGAAGAACGGCCAGCTGCTGACCGGCGCCGGAAGTCCATGCGCAGCGCCGACAACCACTCCAAGTCCGACATCGTCGGCGACTCCTTCCCCGACGGCGTCGTCGACTCCTTCCACGACGCCGTCGTCGACTCCTTCCACGACACCGTCGCCAAGCCCTACCGCAACGCCGTCGCCAAGCCCTACCGCGACGCCGTCCCCTTCTCCTGGCAAAACAGCCGTCGTC encodes:
- a CDS encoding fumarylacetoacetate hydrolase family protein gives rise to the protein MKLLNFIKDGAYALGVKGRRGVLDIAEAERALLPQEEARAPRHMQQVLAGGQGAVGVLGSLLERAEALESAACWLDEDSLQLGPCVPEPGKIICVGLNYRKHAEETNAAIPLYPILFNKFNNAVAAHGEDIPLPRVSAEVDYEAELVIVIGSRAKDVGEDEALASVFGYCAANDLSARDLQMRTAQWLLGKTCDKFAPIGPYLVTADEVGDPNGLGISTRVNGETRQSSNTSDMIFSCAEIVSYISRHMTLEPGDIILTGTPEGVVLGLPPERRVYLQPGDVVEIEIEKLGVLRNRMVAE
- a CDS encoding SDR family NAD(P)-dependent oxidoreductase gives rise to the protein MRLAGKITLITGAGSGIGRCTAMRFAQEGATVIVADLNAAEGEAAADEIRAAGGKAAAYPCDVTDSDSVRELVGAALRDHRRIDVLFNNAGISGVGALHEVEPDAWDRVMNVNIKGTYLPSKYVLPHMMERRGGAIINMSSCVAEIGLARRASYAATKGAVLALTKAMQVDYADYGIRVNALLPGTILTPFVEKYLKESYDDPEAALDSIRKRQLSGELGRPEDVAEAALFLASDESRFMMGSPLYIDGGAVFGKNA
- a CDS encoding amidohydrolase family protein: MKIDAHQHYWKLQRGDYGWLAPELAELYRDFGPEELKPALEASGIGRSIAVQAAPTIAETEYLLALCLQESTLAGVVGWVDLEDERVEERLDSLLSSGYLLGIRPMLQDLPDDRHILRPAVLKGLQAVADRGLTLDLLVRPRHLLHAAEMLDRVASLRAVVDHIGKPDMERGDDRGVWEEGMAALAANSRTACKLSGLVTEAGSAWSPELIAPYTDRAVSLFGPRRLLYGSDWPVCLPFAGYAEVLKLADRLLPKHWGPSEKEAVMGGNAMEWYPLKE
- a CDS encoding RbsD/FucU family protein; translation: MLKGIPPILSPELLSVLRSMGHGDELVLADGNFPAASHAARLVRADGHSVPELLEAILSLLPLDDYVDKPAAVMAVVPGDPVVPAIWEQYRKILNRHESREAGMDCLDRQAFYERARSAYAVVATGESAQYANLILVKGVVRP
- a CDS encoding Gfo/Idh/MocA family oxidoreductase, producing MGNNSLSALDLDYKPKVPGNRGMGIAVIGAGEIVGACHLPAYRMGGLNVVGIFDLHRGKAEKLAAEHGLPKVYRCLDELLEDPGVEVVDIAVPAKAQPAIARQAAQAGRHMLCQKPLAESYAEAASIEAACREAGVKGAVNQQMRWSPGIRASRDIIGRGWLGELLQASISVRVRQDFAAWEWLRRMPTLEVMYHSIHYLDAIRFLFGKPEYIYADGARFPGQETIGETRTMLHLKFPGEARGLVHDDHNHIGGEEDWHATFRFDGTEGIIKGTNGSLYNYPTGREDTLSFHSRRLHPDYWFTPSLHGKWFPDAFLGTMCELLRAIEEDREPENSVRDNLETMQLVFGAYRSMAENRPVTLQEIAEEAVDAVEQNTPESVEQIARGNAGKITRENVERDREED
- a CDS encoding UxaA family hydrolase, whose amino-acid sequence is MTATIMGYPRENGDIGIRNHLLIIPTVICSNQVCSRIQQLVPGAVAIPHPHGCSQIGADKDRTFDVLAGTGKNPNVGAVLIISLGCEVVDPQALADAIRETGKPVEWFDIQSAGGSIKAIEHGARLARGLQAKLQQQAKVPVPLSRLKVGVKCGGSDATSGLASNPALGAAADSLVKEGGTVVIGETTEIIGAEHVLAERCAGEDTRSRLYEIVGRFEREVERMGADMRGGNPSPGNIAGGLSTIEEKSLGCISKCGTSPILGVIEYSERLPEGGLYFMDSPGNDIECVSGMAASGAHIVCFTTGRGTPTGSAVVPVIKITGNGRTFSLMEDNMDVDVSPMLDGTLDLSEAGERIWREIVEVADGKLTKAEILGHQEFSINRIGPSL
- a CDS encoding UxaA family hydrolase, whose protein sequence is MDHSIKPGASAIVMDDRDDVATAIRDLQAGEAIPYRRNGETLQVLLLEAVAFGHKLSLAAIPAGGEVRKYGDVIGKATHPIEAGRHVHVHNIEGIRGRGDQAAAASEGAQA
- a CDS encoding substrate-binding domain-containing protein, translating into MTTIYDIAREAGVSAMTVSRVINNSGRISAETRMRVRRVMEELHYVPNSNARSLVIQKTHILSLLITDITNPFYTTLARGAEDTAKTYGYRLLLGNSDEDYGKEKDYVDMILSTRVDGVLFAPAGDGSGDHLRLLERQGIPYVLLDREVPGIAADRIAGESREGAMLLVRHLLELGHRRIAFVGGSRDVSTVRDREAGYREALEQAGIPADSSLILHLHYRDGLQPHALDGLLRQPEPPTAVLAANNFLAVGIIRSLRSLGLRVPEDLSVVCFDDLGHASSLHPFLTVAAQPAYRFGSLGMERLIARIEGNAGTEPHTKVLPVELIIRESSGPPSQADCSGPPSAGRAPGSSHP
- a CDS encoding NADPH-dependent FMN reductase codes for the protein MNIAVIAGGNRINSTSTLLLRYMEKELGKQDIEVTFIDLHKLQLPLYSADQPGVTQELQLPVFTSPETIEYFESNVRQLVAAAQNADGIILGTPEYHGSFSGTLKNGLDYLGSAQFEGKPVLVASSAAGAVGVSSLTQLQTVVRNLHGINCTEWVSIGGDSRKFGEDGEPEQDKVKQRVLYALEHLTRLVRQLRLSGE
- a CDS encoding ATP-binding protein — translated: MNEWIGMFSWMFILVIVTLLLISFSLSLEKRAAWREARGSRSRYDSIFEHNPDMVCLFNPEGELIRLNPAALKLTGYRFGDLAGLSFWQLIHPDDAMRASRSFLRARQGQTQTAEVRIITKEGRELELSTAFVPWNAGSGVADIYTISKDLTPRNAAQRELLKAKTEAEEALKIKSEFLAVMSHEIRTPMNGVLGMSDLLLDTELSEEQREYVHIIRGSGVNLLSVINDVLDYSKMESGHMALASDPFSLRDVVLDSMQLYIGKMRERQLQALLELDSGLPEMLVGDEMRLRQILTNLISNAVKFTEEGGIAVKVRETGRSGSEIEVEFQVADTGIGVDEDKLDLLFQPFRQTDSSISRLYGGTGLGLAICKNLVERMGGSISLKPLDKGTEVAFRIKAGYRDSKAAETGQEENRKQSV